From Triticum aestivum cultivar Chinese Spring chromosome 4A, IWGSC CS RefSeq v2.1, whole genome shotgun sequence, a single genomic window includes:
- the LOC123088175 gene encoding uncharacterized protein isoform X2, which produces MPVTSKRPRISLWTSEIVAEYERRDCTSSDKLLYGKLPTKRVSETPFGQINRQPKVTLGASYDELLQFTLSIVPEENHQMVLDELPKIMHSMQSELFDSMQNVLAKNFMNLLKLMSSMHSSSPSKKQNSTDKDSSCVPISEAPTVPCGSHSSLQMTSTTLAERKQDKPEAKTGAECGSGQETEHVFTAEETKPLSEVQRKNNKAPVPVLLSFEDTSDEVLAEWDKQACANARVPNVESLLRIIDTIPISTDPDLPRCTEALEGMYPQKVQVGDTEAEPTHTFSLLSYVLDEKAFWHRPLSPREPDLLTCRELNLFEEWKVSTKVDGSEGPTSSDPIRTTEDITNRNKRTTCMSLNETADNCVALKKRARMFQNIDELSSKIHHEMPHTLGTVSASSHQKDQSSSDANLGQIQQTPVHGTSSATNKDFPWDDPDMVAQLIESTDRIEELWFSQQRQTQYTTSVTQDIHISEIKPNEICCNFTSNPVESAVFSDIVSRIPPHSRQKSPRIVQMGSTWVEHRVFGLSMQVYGRVNKYVINMLGKAVMAEQTEKDRLNLLPRSYWSRYYVECDNAKLFQNAFETPLALSVHLRETMIGFHLDRIHMVFLPLSSYSFWYTVVANFRKKLFEVLCPNNRIDLIADEAQLVIKNFKAAFKLAYKRSQLNVTDMGVSFRSVCSSTKEADSGIFTMKLVQGHDGDNTLCFEPEHAKSLRESLTYYMVAHPCNEKLMPETKEILRKYGVPFDYSGILHGVLLQNNVNYIWLEKIIPTGLNHDPKLPEDHPRMAKRRTHENDSSIRGLFLAKYCFYFNFFFAF; this is translated from the exons ATGCCGGTCACAAGCAAGCGGCCACGGATTTCACTTTGGACGTCTGAAATTGTAGCAGAATATGAAAGGCGGGACTGCACAAGCAGCGATAAATTGCTTTACGGCAAGCTCCCG ACAAAGCGTGTCTCGGAAACACCCTTCGGTCAAATCAACAGACAGCCAAAAGTCACACTAGGTGCCTCGTATGATGAACTCCTGCAGTTCACCCTCTCAATTGTTCCAGAGGAAAACCACCAGATG gtTTTAGACGAGCTTCCAAAGATTATGCATAGCATGCAGAGCGAGCTTTTTGATTCAATGCAAAATGTACTCGCCAAGAACTTTATGAACCTGCTGAAACTGATGTCGTCAATGCATTCTTCATCACCTAGCAAAAAACAGAATAGCACAGACAAAGATTCAAGTTGCGTGCCCATTTCAGAGGCTCCGACGGTTCCTTGTGGTAGCCACTCCAGCTTGCAAATGACAAGTACCACACTGGCTGAAAGAAAACAGGATAAGCCTGAAGCAAAAACAGGGGCAGAATGTGGCTCAGGGCAGGAAACAGAGCACGTTTTTACAGCTGAAGAAACAAAGCCATTGTCtgaagtacaaaggaagaacaacaaAGCCCCCGTACCCGTGCTCTTGAGTTTTGAGGATACAAGTGATGAAGTTTTGGCGGAATGGGACAAACAAGCATGTGCCAATGCCAGGGTACCCAACGTTGAAAGCCTACTTCGAATAATTGACACAATACCAATTTCGACCGACCCAGACCTGCCGCGCTGCACGGAAGCATTGGAGGGGATGTACCCACAGAAGGTGCAGGTTGGAGATACCGAGGCTGAACCTACCCACACTTTTAGCTTGCTTTCTTATGTTCTTGACGAGAAAGCATTTTGGCACCGACCGCTGAGTCCACGAGAGCCAGATTTATTAACCTGCAGGGAGCTCAATCTGTTTGAAGAATGGAAGGTCTCTACCAAGGTTGATGGTAGTGAAGGTCCAACCAGCAGTGACCCTATCAGGACGACAGAGGACATCACTAATAGAAACAAAAGGACGACATGCATGTCCTTAAACGAGACGGCTGACAACTGCGTTGCTTTGAAAAAAAGGGCAAGGATGTTTCAGAACATAGATGAGCTGTCGAGCAAAATTCATCATGAGATGCCACACACTTTAGGAACTGTAAGCGCATCATCACACCAGAAAGATCAGTCATCAAGCGACGCTAATCTTGGTCAGATCCAACAAACACCGGTCCATGGCACCTCTTCAGCTACCAACAAAGACTTCCCATGGGACGACCCTGATATGGTAGCGCAGTTGATCGAGTCTACCGATAGGATTGAGGAATTGTGGTTTTCACAACAAAGACAAACTCAGTATACCACATCAGTTACACAAGACATCCACATATCAGAGATCAAGCCCAATGAGATTTGTTGCAATTTCACCTCAAATCCAGTCGAAAGTGCTGTTTTCAGCGACATTGTGTCACGAATACCACCTCATTCAAGGCAAAAGAG CCCAAGAATAGTACAAATGGGCTCGACATGGGTTGAACATAGGGTTTTTGGCCTGAGCATGCAAGTGTATGGCCGGGTCAATAAGTACGTGATCAATATGTTGGGAAAAGCAGTAATGGCCGAGCAAACCGAAAAGGATAGGCTCAATCTTCTCCCGCGAAGTTACTGGTCAAGATACTATGTCGAATGCGACAATGCT AAATTATTCCAAAATGCATTTGAAACTCCATTGGCGTTATCTGTTCACCTGAGGGAGACAATGATAGGATTCCATCTTGACCGAATTCACATG GTGTTTTTACCTTTAAGCTCATACAGTTTCTGGTACACGGTTGTTGCTAACTTTAGGAAGAAATTGTTCGAAGTCCTCTGCCCAAACAACAGAATCGACTTGATTGCTGACGAAGCTCAGCTTGTAATCAAGAATTTCAAAGCGGCTTTCAAGCTGGCATACAAGAGATCACAACTAAATGTGACTGACATGGGTGTGTCTTTCCGGAGTGTGTGCTCTTCAACTAAAGA GGCAGACAGTGGGATCTTCACAATGAAGTTGGTACAAGGACATGATGGAGACAACACTTTGTGTTTCGAACCC GAGCATGCAAAGAGCCTGCGCGAGAGTCTAACTTACTACATGGTTGCTCACCCTTGCAATGAAAAACTGATGCCAGAAACCAAAGAAATCTTAAGAAAATAT GGTGTTCCATTTGACTACTCG GGTattctccatggggtcctgttgcAGAACAATGTTAACTACATCTGGCTGGAAAAG ATCATCCCAACAGGACTAAATCACGACCCTAAGCTCCCGGAGGATCACCCAAGGATGGCAAAACGCCGTACACATGAGAATGATTCATCGATAAGAGGATTATTTTTGGCGAAATActgtttttattttaattttttttttgctttttag
- the LOC123088175 gene encoding uncharacterized protein isoform X1 translates to MSRFGHRSGLVRLVQRSRTRIIYFEFLDTDIMPVTSKRPRISLWTSEIVAEYERRDCTSSDKLLYGKLPTKRVSETPFGQINRQPKVTLGASYDELLQFTLSIVPEENHQMVLDELPKIMHSMQSELFDSMQNVLAKNFMNLLKLMSSMHSSSPSKKQNSTDKDSSCVPISEAPTVPCGSHSSLQMTSTTLAERKQDKPEAKTGAECGSGQETEHVFTAEETKPLSEVQRKNNKAPVPVLLSFEDTSDEVLAEWDKQACANARVPNVESLLRIIDTIPISTDPDLPRCTEALEGMYPQKVQVGDTEAEPTHTFSLLSYVLDEKAFWHRPLSPREPDLLTCRELNLFEEWKVSTKVDGSEGPTSSDPIRTTEDITNRNKRTTCMSLNETADNCVALKKRARMFQNIDELSSKIHHEMPHTLGTVSASSHQKDQSSSDANLGQIQQTPVHGTSSATNKDFPWDDPDMVAQLIESTDRIEELWFSQQRQTQYTTSVTQDIHISEIKPNEICCNFTSNPVESAVFSDIVSRIPPHSRQKSPRIVQMGSTWVEHRVFGLSMQVYGRVNKYVINMLGKAVMAEQTEKDRLNLLPRSYWSRYYVECDNAKLFQNAFETPLALSVHLRETMIGFHLDRIHMVFLPLSSYSFWYTVVANFRKKLFEVLCPNNRIDLIADEAQLVIKNFKAAFKLAYKRSQLNVTDMGVSFRSVCSSTKEADSGIFTMKLVQGHDGDNTLCFEPEHAKSLRESLTYYMVAHPCNEKLMPETKEILRKYGVPFDYSGILHGVLLQNNVNYIWLEKIIPTGLNHDPKLPEDHPRMAKRRTHENDSSIRGLFLAKYCFYFNFFFAF, encoded by the exons ATGTcccg ATTTGGCCACCGGAGCGGATTGGTTCGATTGGTTCAAAGGAGTAGGACACGG ATCATATACTTTGAATTTCTTGACACCGACATCATGCCGGTCACAAGCAAGCGGCCACGGATTTCACTTTGGACGTCTGAAATTGTAGCAGAATATGAAAGGCGGGACTGCACAAGCAGCGATAAATTGCTTTACGGCAAGCTCCCG ACAAAGCGTGTCTCGGAAACACCCTTCGGTCAAATCAACAGACAGCCAAAAGTCACACTAGGTGCCTCGTATGATGAACTCCTGCAGTTCACCCTCTCAATTGTTCCAGAGGAAAACCACCAGATG gtTTTAGACGAGCTTCCAAAGATTATGCATAGCATGCAGAGCGAGCTTTTTGATTCAATGCAAAATGTACTCGCCAAGAACTTTATGAACCTGCTGAAACTGATGTCGTCAATGCATTCTTCATCACCTAGCAAAAAACAGAATAGCACAGACAAAGATTCAAGTTGCGTGCCCATTTCAGAGGCTCCGACGGTTCCTTGTGGTAGCCACTCCAGCTTGCAAATGACAAGTACCACACTGGCTGAAAGAAAACAGGATAAGCCTGAAGCAAAAACAGGGGCAGAATGTGGCTCAGGGCAGGAAACAGAGCACGTTTTTACAGCTGAAGAAACAAAGCCATTGTCtgaagtacaaaggaagaacaacaaAGCCCCCGTACCCGTGCTCTTGAGTTTTGAGGATACAAGTGATGAAGTTTTGGCGGAATGGGACAAACAAGCATGTGCCAATGCCAGGGTACCCAACGTTGAAAGCCTACTTCGAATAATTGACACAATACCAATTTCGACCGACCCAGACCTGCCGCGCTGCACGGAAGCATTGGAGGGGATGTACCCACAGAAGGTGCAGGTTGGAGATACCGAGGCTGAACCTACCCACACTTTTAGCTTGCTTTCTTATGTTCTTGACGAGAAAGCATTTTGGCACCGACCGCTGAGTCCACGAGAGCCAGATTTATTAACCTGCAGGGAGCTCAATCTGTTTGAAGAATGGAAGGTCTCTACCAAGGTTGATGGTAGTGAAGGTCCAACCAGCAGTGACCCTATCAGGACGACAGAGGACATCACTAATAGAAACAAAAGGACGACATGCATGTCCTTAAACGAGACGGCTGACAACTGCGTTGCTTTGAAAAAAAGGGCAAGGATGTTTCAGAACATAGATGAGCTGTCGAGCAAAATTCATCATGAGATGCCACACACTTTAGGAACTGTAAGCGCATCATCACACCAGAAAGATCAGTCATCAAGCGACGCTAATCTTGGTCAGATCCAACAAACACCGGTCCATGGCACCTCTTCAGCTACCAACAAAGACTTCCCATGGGACGACCCTGATATGGTAGCGCAGTTGATCGAGTCTACCGATAGGATTGAGGAATTGTGGTTTTCACAACAAAGACAAACTCAGTATACCACATCAGTTACACAAGACATCCACATATCAGAGATCAAGCCCAATGAGATTTGTTGCAATTTCACCTCAAATCCAGTCGAAAGTGCTGTTTTCAGCGACATTGTGTCACGAATACCACCTCATTCAAGGCAAAAGAG CCCAAGAATAGTACAAATGGGCTCGACATGGGTTGAACATAGGGTTTTTGGCCTGAGCATGCAAGTGTATGGCCGGGTCAATAAGTACGTGATCAATATGTTGGGAAAAGCAGTAATGGCCGAGCAAACCGAAAAGGATAGGCTCAATCTTCTCCCGCGAAGTTACTGGTCAAGATACTATGTCGAATGCGACAATGCT AAATTATTCCAAAATGCATTTGAAACTCCATTGGCGTTATCTGTTCACCTGAGGGAGACAATGATAGGATTCCATCTTGACCGAATTCACATG GTGTTTTTACCTTTAAGCTCATACAGTTTCTGGTACACGGTTGTTGCTAACTTTAGGAAGAAATTGTTCGAAGTCCTCTGCCCAAACAACAGAATCGACTTGATTGCTGACGAAGCTCAGCTTGTAATCAAGAATTTCAAAGCGGCTTTCAAGCTGGCATACAAGAGATCACAACTAAATGTGACTGACATGGGTGTGTCTTTCCGGAGTGTGTGCTCTTCAACTAAAGA GGCAGACAGTGGGATCTTCACAATGAAGTTGGTACAAGGACATGATGGAGACAACACTTTGTGTTTCGAACCC GAGCATGCAAAGAGCCTGCGCGAGAGTCTAACTTACTACATGGTTGCTCACCCTTGCAATGAAAAACTGATGCCAGAAACCAAAGAAATCTTAAGAAAATAT GGTGTTCCATTTGACTACTCG GGTattctccatggggtcctgttgcAGAACAATGTTAACTACATCTGGCTGGAAAAG ATCATCCCAACAGGACTAAATCACGACCCTAAGCTCCCGGAGGATCACCCAAGGATGGCAAAACGCCGTACACATGAGAATGATTCATCGATAAGAGGATTATTTTTGGCGAAATActgtttttattttaattttttttttgctttttag
- the LOC123088175 gene encoding uncharacterized protein isoform X3: MSRFGHRSGLVRLVQRSRTRIIYFEFLDTDIMPVTSKRPRISLWTSEIVAEYERRDCTSSDKLLYGKLPTKRVSETPFGQINRQPKVTLGASYDELLQFTLSIVPEENHQMVLDELPKIMHSMQSELFDSMQNVLAKNFMNLLKLMSSMHSSSPSKKQNSTDKDSSCVPISEAPTVPCGSHSSLQMTSTTLAERKQDKPEAKTGAECGSGQETEHVFTAEETKPLSEVQRKNNKAPVPVLLSFEDTSDEVLAEWDKQACANARVPNVESLLRIIDTIPISTDPDLPRCTEALEGMYPQKVQVGDTEAEPTHTFSLLSYVLDEKAFWHRPLSPREPDLLTCRELNLFEEWKVSTKVDGSEGPTSSDPIRTTEDITNRNKRTTCMSLNETADNCVALKKRARMFQNIDELSSKIHHEMPHTLGTVSASSHQKDQSSSDANLGQIQQTPVHGTSSATNKDFPWDDPDMVAQLIESTDRIEELWFSQQRQTQYTTSVTQDIHISEIKPNEICCNFTSNPVESAVFSDIVSRIPPHSRQKSPRIVQMGSTWVEHRVFGLSMQVYGRVNKYVINMLGKAVMAEQTEKDRLNLLPRSYWSRYYVECDNAKLFQNAFETPLALSVHLRETMIGFHLDRIHMVFLPLSSYSFWYTVVANFRKKLFEVLCPNNRIDLIADEAQLVIKNFKAAFKLAYKRSQLNVTDMGVSFRSVCSSTKEADSGIFTMKLVQGHDGDNTLCFEPEHAKSLRESLTYYMVAHPCNEKLMPETKEILRKYGVPFDYSTPGYSPWGPVAEQC; this comes from the exons ATGTcccg ATTTGGCCACCGGAGCGGATTGGTTCGATTGGTTCAAAGGAGTAGGACACGG ATCATATACTTTGAATTTCTTGACACCGACATCATGCCGGTCACAAGCAAGCGGCCACGGATTTCACTTTGGACGTCTGAAATTGTAGCAGAATATGAAAGGCGGGACTGCACAAGCAGCGATAAATTGCTTTACGGCAAGCTCCCG ACAAAGCGTGTCTCGGAAACACCCTTCGGTCAAATCAACAGACAGCCAAAAGTCACACTAGGTGCCTCGTATGATGAACTCCTGCAGTTCACCCTCTCAATTGTTCCAGAGGAAAACCACCAGATG gtTTTAGACGAGCTTCCAAAGATTATGCATAGCATGCAGAGCGAGCTTTTTGATTCAATGCAAAATGTACTCGCCAAGAACTTTATGAACCTGCTGAAACTGATGTCGTCAATGCATTCTTCATCACCTAGCAAAAAACAGAATAGCACAGACAAAGATTCAAGTTGCGTGCCCATTTCAGAGGCTCCGACGGTTCCTTGTGGTAGCCACTCCAGCTTGCAAATGACAAGTACCACACTGGCTGAAAGAAAACAGGATAAGCCTGAAGCAAAAACAGGGGCAGAATGTGGCTCAGGGCAGGAAACAGAGCACGTTTTTACAGCTGAAGAAACAAAGCCATTGTCtgaagtacaaaggaagaacaacaaAGCCCCCGTACCCGTGCTCTTGAGTTTTGAGGATACAAGTGATGAAGTTTTGGCGGAATGGGACAAACAAGCATGTGCCAATGCCAGGGTACCCAACGTTGAAAGCCTACTTCGAATAATTGACACAATACCAATTTCGACCGACCCAGACCTGCCGCGCTGCACGGAAGCATTGGAGGGGATGTACCCACAGAAGGTGCAGGTTGGAGATACCGAGGCTGAACCTACCCACACTTTTAGCTTGCTTTCTTATGTTCTTGACGAGAAAGCATTTTGGCACCGACCGCTGAGTCCACGAGAGCCAGATTTATTAACCTGCAGGGAGCTCAATCTGTTTGAAGAATGGAAGGTCTCTACCAAGGTTGATGGTAGTGAAGGTCCAACCAGCAGTGACCCTATCAGGACGACAGAGGACATCACTAATAGAAACAAAAGGACGACATGCATGTCCTTAAACGAGACGGCTGACAACTGCGTTGCTTTGAAAAAAAGGGCAAGGATGTTTCAGAACATAGATGAGCTGTCGAGCAAAATTCATCATGAGATGCCACACACTTTAGGAACTGTAAGCGCATCATCACACCAGAAAGATCAGTCATCAAGCGACGCTAATCTTGGTCAGATCCAACAAACACCGGTCCATGGCACCTCTTCAGCTACCAACAAAGACTTCCCATGGGACGACCCTGATATGGTAGCGCAGTTGATCGAGTCTACCGATAGGATTGAGGAATTGTGGTTTTCACAACAAAGACAAACTCAGTATACCACATCAGTTACACAAGACATCCACATATCAGAGATCAAGCCCAATGAGATTTGTTGCAATTTCACCTCAAATCCAGTCGAAAGTGCTGTTTTCAGCGACATTGTGTCACGAATACCACCTCATTCAAGGCAAAAGAG CCCAAGAATAGTACAAATGGGCTCGACATGGGTTGAACATAGGGTTTTTGGCCTGAGCATGCAAGTGTATGGCCGGGTCAATAAGTACGTGATCAATATGTTGGGAAAAGCAGTAATGGCCGAGCAAACCGAAAAGGATAGGCTCAATCTTCTCCCGCGAAGTTACTGGTCAAGATACTATGTCGAATGCGACAATGCT AAATTATTCCAAAATGCATTTGAAACTCCATTGGCGTTATCTGTTCACCTGAGGGAGACAATGATAGGATTCCATCTTGACCGAATTCACATG GTGTTTTTACCTTTAAGCTCATACAGTTTCTGGTACACGGTTGTTGCTAACTTTAGGAAGAAATTGTTCGAAGTCCTCTGCCCAAACAACAGAATCGACTTGATTGCTGACGAAGCTCAGCTTGTAATCAAGAATTTCAAAGCGGCTTTCAAGCTGGCATACAAGAGATCACAACTAAATGTGACTGACATGGGTGTGTCTTTCCGGAGTGTGTGCTCTTCAACTAAAGA GGCAGACAGTGGGATCTTCACAATGAAGTTGGTACAAGGACATGATGGAGACAACACTTTGTGTTTCGAACCC GAGCATGCAAAGAGCCTGCGCGAGAGTCTAACTTACTACATGGTTGCTCACCCTTGCAATGAAAAACTGATGCCAGAAACCAAAGAAATCTTAAGAAAATAT GGTGTTCCATTTGACTACTCG ACTCCAGGGTattctccatggggtcctgttgcAGAACAATGTTAA